One Longimicrobiaceae bacterium genomic window carries:
- a CDS encoding type II toxin-antitoxin system RelE/ParE family toxin, which yields MPIGSALDDLTGMPEAVRGRFGAALRFVQNGGHPSEARPFREGVSREVMKLVEDFDRDTYRAAYVADFPECVYLLHVFKKKSTSGIGTPKPDINTIEARLKAAREDYQRRYCTKEISHERKFHRARNP from the coding sequence GTGCCCATCGGCTCTGCGCTGGACGACCTGACGGGCATGCCGGAAGCGGTGAGAGGAAGGTTCGGGGCTGCGCTGCGGTTCGTGCAGAACGGCGGGCATCCCTCCGAGGCGCGGCCGTTCCGCGAGGGCGTCTCGCGCGAGGTGATGAAGCTGGTCGAGGACTTCGACCGCGACACGTACCGCGCCGCCTACGTGGCCGACTTTCCGGAATGCGTGTACCTGCTGCACGTCTTCAAGAAGAAGAGCACGTCGGGGATCGGGACGCCCAAGCCGGACATCAACACCATCGAAGCCCGGCTGAAGGCGGCCAGGGAAGACTATCAGCGGCGCTACTGCACAAAGGAGATCTCCCATGAGCGAAAATTCCATCGGGCCCGTAATCCGTGA
- a CDS encoding helix-turn-helix transcriptional regulator translates to MSENSIGPVIRDDLFERLGLPNPDEYRARVDLAFLIVQECKRRGLKQKAAADLLDIGQPDFSKLANAKVEGFSQERLEKLLNRLDMHVRIQVGPRPEWTQQAGVAVELVKSF, encoded by the coding sequence ATGAGCGAAAATTCCATCGGGCCCGTAATCCGTGACGATCTCTTCGAGCGTCTCGGTCTTCCCAACCCCGACGAGTACCGCGCCCGCGTGGACCTGGCATTCCTGATCGTCCAGGAGTGCAAGCGCCGCGGTCTCAAGCAGAAGGCCGCCGCCGACCTCCTGGACATCGGCCAGCCGGACTTCTCGAAGCTCGCCAACGCCAAGGTGGAGGGCTTCAGCCAGGAGCGCCTGGAGAAGCTGCTCAACCGGCTGGACATGCACGTGCGCATCCAGGTGGGCCCGCGCCCCGAGTGGACGCAGCAGGCCGGCGTGGCCGTGGAGCTGGTCAAGAGCTTCTGA